A single window of Gossypium arboreum isolate Shixiya-1 chromosome 13, ASM2569848v2, whole genome shotgun sequence DNA harbors:
- the LOC108464477 gene encoding SUPPRESSOR OF ABI3-5-like has protein sequence MTNFEIYPKHQLSRVPDNSCGLSCIDKLAMEENPQQRSHLKRQFFEDQHSNKPPAQKRVRFPKGKKVKPGEEAPNRVDIENGSGDLKDPRLAAKERAKRRSQITTELFAEDGRGMLNDVSAAEISYEDNENFVDDGVQIEPFNLSKEREEGYFDADGNFVEYVADKEIKDAWLDSVEVDIKYTGKTSVTTKAEDNEVAAQDLSTQDVGIIKRRIANVLEPGETVLQALRRLKGASNKRKEKMSAETQLVFDQLTEDAIKLMENGDYNVYHEKQEVFQREAEGYERLALARDKSLSANAGLDNSYPNLGNDILTDANNHGATSSVLTDLAVGTSNSDLTAAEASNNAAESYDMFVDDEDDEKPSSEPNSTAAVQSSSEAVNTSSEIEDVQNDYVYDESSGYYYSSTLGYYYDPSTGLFCSAATGQWYSFNESTGTYDEVKEVAS, from the exons ATGACCAATTTTGAAATTTACCCAAAACATCAGTTGAGTCGAGTTCCCGATAATTCATGTGGGCTCAGCTGCATTGACAAGCTAG CCATGGAAGAAAACCCACAACAGCGTTCTCATCTCAAGCGCCAATTCTTCGAAGACCAACACTCCAACAAGCCTCCAGC GCAAAAGAGGGTTAGGTTTCCCAAGGGAAAGAAGGTAAAGCCTGGAGAAGAAGCACCGAACAGAGTTGATATTGAAAACGGTTCAGGTGACTTGAAGGATCCTCGTCTCGCTGCTAAGGAGCGGGCCAAACGCCGCAGTCAAATTACTACGGAGCTATTTGCTGAAGATGGGAGAGGAATGCTTAATGATGTATCAGCTGCTGAAATTTCATATGAG GATAATGAGAACTTCGTTGATGATGGAGTTCAAATAGAACCTTTCAATCTTAgcaaagaaagagaagaaggatACTTTGATGCAGATGGAAACTTTGTTGAATATGTCGCTGACAAGGAAATCAAG GATGCCTGGCTTGATAGTGTTGAAGTTGATATAAAATATACAGGAAAAACATCTGTAACCACAAAAGCTGAAGATAATGAAGTTGCAGCACAGGATCTTTCCACCCAAGACGTTGGGATAATAAAGAGACGGATTGCCAATGTGCTTGAACCTGGAGAAACG GTTTTGCAAGCTCTGAGAAGGTTGAAAGGAGCTTCAAATAAGAGAAAGGAGAAAATGTCAGCTGAGACTCAGCTTGTATTTGATCAGCTAACGGAAGATGCCATTAAGTTAATGGAGAATGGTGACTACA ATGTGTACCATGAGAAGCAAGAGGTTTTCCAGCGCGAGGCAG AGGGATATGAGAGGTTAGCTCTGGCCAGGGATAAAAGCTTATCTGCTAATGCTGGGCTGGACAATTCTTATCCCAACTTGGGAAATGACATACTCACAGATGCAAATAATCATGGAGCAACGTCCTCTGTACTTACTGACTTGGCTGTGGGTACTTCAAattcagatctaactgctgcagAAGCTTCAAACAATGCTGCCGAAAGTTATGATATGTTTGTagatgatgaagatgatgaaaaaCCATCATCTGAGCCTAATTCTACTGCAGCCGTTCAATCATCATCAGAAGCTGTAAACACTTCCTCAGAGA TTGAAGATGTCCAAAATGATTACGTCTATGACGAGTCTTCAGG GTACTACTACAGTAGCACTTTGGGATATTATTATGACCCATCTACTGGATTATTTTGCTCAGCAGCAACAGGCCAATG GTATTCTTTTAATGAGTCAACTGGAACATATGATGAAGTTAAGGAAGTTGCATCTTAG